In Drosophila santomea strain STO CAGO 1482 chromosome 3L, Prin_Dsan_1.1, whole genome shotgun sequence, a single window of DNA contains:
- the LOC120450206 gene encoding ero1-like protein, which yields MTTRTVQRNLWASVVVVVILLLFWTDATRGYFAAIDEAETSKNCFCELEGSINDCSCDVDTVDHFNNMKIYPRLQSLLVKNFFRFYKVNLRQECPFWADDSRCAIRFCQVENCEEQAIPQGIKDKGEHKEKAAFKYTREAQVGGAACSDGEDFDSSLGFLDTSISDQAHREFELWAKHDEAEEDFCIVDDHEEGSQYVDLLLNPERYTGYKGESAHRIWKSIYLENCFGGNNETANKFSNYVPHLDLRDVCLEQRAFYRIISGLHSSINIHLCSKYLLSESKDFLDPQGIWGPNVKEFKRRFSPETTGGEGPHWLRNLYFIYLIELRALAKAAPYLRREDYYTGIAEEDDEVKLAINDMLSVIENFQSHFDENALFSNGIASIKFKHDYKEKFRNISRIMSCVGCDKCKLWGKLQTQGLGTALKILYSEKLNLATESGLWDKPHIEADPIFRLSRTEIVALFNAFGRLSNSIYEMENFRRVLR from the exons ATGACAACACGCACCGTGCAGAGGAATCTCTGGGCCTctgttgtggtggtggtgatcctgctcctgttctGGACGGACGCCACCAGAGGATACTTTGCAGCCATCGATGAGGCGGAGACCAGCAAAAACTGCTTCTGCGAG TTGGAGGGATCTATAAACGACTGCAGCTGCGATGTGGACACGGTGGACCACTTTAACAACATGAAGATCTATCCGCGACTGCAGAGCCTGCTGGTGAAGAACTTCTTCCGCTTCTACAAGGTCAATCTGCGGCAGGAGTGCCCCTTCTGGGCGGATGACAGTCGCTGTGCGATCCGCTTCTGCCAGGTGGAAAACTGCGAGGAGCAAGCAATTCCCCAGGGCATCAAGGACAAGGGCGAGCACAAGGAGAAGGCCGCGTTCAAG TACACGCGCGAGGCGCAAGTGGGTGGCGCAGCCTGCTCGGATGGAGAGGATTTTGATAGCTCTCTGGGATTCCTGGACACGAGCATCAGTGACCAGGCGCATCGGGAATTCGAGCTGTGGGCAAAGCACGACGAGGCGGAAGAGGACTTTTGCATCGTGGATGATCATGAGGAGGGCTCCCAGTATGTGGATCTGCTTCTAAATCCGGAGCGATACACAGGCTACAAGGGCGAGTCGGCACATCGGATCTGGAAGAGTATCTATCTGGAGAACTGCTTCGGTGGCAACAATGAGACGGCTAACAAGTTCTCGAACTACGTGCCCCATTTGGATCTTCGTGATGTGTGCTTGGAGCAGCGTGCCTTTTACCGCATTATTTCTGGCCTTCACTCTAGCATCAATATTCATCTGTGTTCCAAATACCTGCTGTCAGAGTCGAAGGACTTCCTCGATCCCCAGGGCATCTGGGGTCCCAATGTTAAGGAGTTCAAGCGACGATTTAGTCCAGAAACCACAGGCGGTGAGGGTCCGCACTGGCTTCGCAACCTCTACTTTATCTATCTGATAGAACTTCGCGCATTGGCCAAGGCTGCTCCTTATCTGCGGCGCGAAGATTACTACACAGGCATCGCGGAGGAGGATGATGAGGTCAAGCTAGCCATCAACGATATGTTGTCTGTTATAGA AAATTTCCAATCCCACTTCGACGAGAACGCCCTCTTCAGTAATGGGATTGCCTCCATTAAGTTCAAGCACGACTACAAGGAGAAGTTTCGCAACATATCCCGCATCATGAGCTGCGTGGGCTGCGACAAGTGCAAACTGTGGGGAAAGCTGCAGACGCAGGGATTGGGTACTGCTCTAAAGATTCTCTACTCAGAGAAGCTCAATCTGGCCACGGAAAGCGGTTTGTGGGACAAGCCGCACATCGAAGCGGATCCCATCTTCAGGCTGTCGCGAACAGAGATTGTAGCTCTATTTAATGCTTTTGGCAG ACTATCTAACAGTATATACGAGATGGAGAACTTCCGGCGCGTGCTGAGGTAA
- the LOC120447634 gene encoding cilia- and flagella-associated protein 298, whose protein sequence is MVLLQVKRGDEVIFLYETSVKEKTDTVLRELVALHNGQLKIQRVCMEIEELAEHGTMVPGEMIGLNEEQREELKLKDVWAEKCIPSGGFTINKDPLLRRNGQQPTEAMQKVLAGAITDAKAMVDRRLAKSSKTLTLKIIEEALNLLRGAVTIVYPMQLPPHDTIRMEFTNTEDLTGTQASKEVIEPSKAQFWFAGRQMLMGKLMSDYLGQNDKTKVVVKLNQLGEGPPGREAVITEPLRRQMMAEAFRRQEELKVGSN, encoded by the exons ATGGTGCTTCTTCAGGTAAAACGCGGCGACGAGGTTATCTTCCTCTACGAGACAAGTGTTAAGGAGAAGACCGATACTGTGCTGCGCGAGCTTGTGGCTCTTCACAATGGTCAACTCAAGATTCAGCGTGTCTGCATGGAGATTGAGGAGCTGGCCGAACATGGCACTATGGTGCCGGGTGAAATGATTGGCCTTAACGAGGAACAGAGGGAGGAGCTCAAGCTTAAGGATGTCTGGGCGGAAAAGTGCATCCCGTCGGGTGGTTTCACTATCAACAAGGATCCGCTTCTCCGCCGGAATGGACAGCAACCAACGGAGGCGATGCAAAAGGTCCTGGCAGGTGCCATAACCGACGCCAAGGCCATGGTGGATCGG CGCCTGGCTAAGTCCTCAAAGACCCTGACCCTAAAGATCATTGAGGAGGCACTGAACCTCCTGCGTGGTGCTGTCACCATTGTGTATCCCATGCAACTGCCGCCCCACGATACCATTCGCATGGAGTTCACCAATACCGAGGATCTGACTGGCACCCAGGCCTCCAAGGAGGTCATCGAGCCCTCGAAGGCGCAGTTCTGGTTTGCTGGACGCCAGATGCTGATGGGAAAGCTCATGAGCGACTACTTGGGTCAGAACGACAAAACCAAG GTGGTCGTGAAGCTGAATCAACTTGGTGAAGGACCGCCGGGACGCGAGGCCGTGATCACCGAGCCCTTGCGTCGTCAGATGATGGCCGAGGCCTTCCGCCGCCAGGAGGAACTCAAGGTAGGATCTAATTAG
- the LOC120450205 gene encoding uncharacterized protein LOC120450205, translating to MGRRKDKPRVIPEQDARICRAICLCQLTMVLSCVSIVYLSVAIYSPSLKAFKSGFELDPVMCQTVDRQMPNNCPWASCGEWCLTKTSGFCPQIHSIVRRNGTDIQLNNCTRVTNTSCAMIDLSRLNKFNCNNGTACNNIRGVFNCSNGHCKNMSEFFLCHHKADGLTVNSQKDNTKLNGFFECHGVHCTKIKKPFSCDRYCSKITTTNVNTLIMHEDNLIAADCENAVAFNQARGSEHGVRIEPFEFWKEDDGNLLTNCATVTRESDNRITATDCINGTLLEHDTLPAPFMNFTQFWAIYENSTRSVDPEQRYLPNQANLTIYSWKKLFINLEGCVNTLRGECKDFVARYGNDGDNNTAQSRYQCYYNKDSNVEFVVARYDLDKVYRELVVSLIVPIVLFVISSISLCIITKSVKVGDDAKMRCVCAGDDSDNDGPFGPGLANKQQDQMYDTDDDVVDLEHQAVDGQEMSDHGLPMDNQELIGSTKSLIPLSPAGDSGTSEQNFDQDQEKATTCDVPEKPLVIL from the exons ATGGGGCGGCGCAAGGACAAACCGCGGGTGATTCCCGAACAGGATGCGCGCATCTGTCGCGCCATCTGCCTGTGCCAGCTGACCATGGTGCTGTCCTGCGTGTCCATCGTCTACCTGAGCGTGGCCATCTACTCGCCCTCCCTGAA GGCCTTCAAGTCCGGCTTCGAGCTGGATCCGGTCATGTGCCAGACGGTGGATCGCCAGATGCCCAACAACTGCCCCTGGGCATCCTGCGGAGAGTGGTGCCTGACCAAGACCAGCGGCTTCTGTCCCCAGATCCACTCAATAGTGCGACGCAACGGCACCGATATACAGCTGAACAACTGCACCCGAGTGACCAACACATCGTGCGCCATG ATTGACCTGAGTCGGCTGAACAAGTTCAATTGCAACAACGGCACCGCCTGCAACAACATAAGAGGCGTCTTCAACTGCTCCAATG GACACTGCAAGAATATGTCGGAGTTCTTCCTGTGTCACCACAAGGCCGACGGACTTACGGTCAATTCGCAGAAGGATAACACCAAGCTGAATGGATTCTTCGAGTGTCACGGCGTGCACTGCACCAAGATCAAAAAGCCCTTCAGCTGCGATCGTTACTGTTCCAAGATAACCACTACCAATGTCAACACCCTTATTATGCAT GAGGACAATCTCATTGCCGCCGATTGTGAGAACGCAGTGGCTTTCAACCAGGCCCGAGGATCCGAGCACGGCGTGCGTATCGAACCCTTTGAGTTCTGGAAAGAGGATGATGGCAACCTGTTGACCAACTGTGCCACAGTCACAAGAGAGTCGGACAATCGCATCAC TGCCACGGATTGCATAAATGGAACCCTCCTGGAACATGACACCTTGCCTGCGCCCTTCATGAACTTCACCCAGTTCTGGGCAATCTACGAGAACAGCACCAGGTCGGTGGATCCCGAGCAGAGGTACCTACCCAACCAGGCCAACCTGACCATCTACAGCTGGAAGAAACTGTTCATCAACCTGGAGGGCTGCGTGAACACACTTCGTGGCGAGTGCAAGGACTTTGTGGCTCGCTATGGCAACGATGGCGACAACAATACCGCCCAGTCACGCTACCAGTGCTACTATAACAAG GACTCGAATGTGGAGTTTGTGGTTGCACGCTACGATTTGGACAAGGTTTACAGGGAACTTGTAGTCTCGCTGATTGTGCCCATTGTGCTCTTTGTGATCTCCTCCATATCGCTATGTATCATCACCAAATCCGTTAAAGTGGGGGACGATGCTAAAATGCGTTGTGTTTGTGCCGGCGATGACTCAGATAATGATGGTCCTTTTGGCCCTGGACTAGCCAACAAGCAGCAGGATCAGATGTATGACACGGACGACGATGTAGTTGACCTGGAGCACCAAGCGGTGGATGGTCAAGAAATGTCGGACCACGGACTTCCGATGGACAACCAAGAGCTAATCGGCAGCACCAAGTCGCTGATACCACTCAGTCCCGCCGGAGATTCGGGAACCAGTGAACAGAACTTCGACCAGGATCAGGAGAAAGCCACTACGTGCGATGTGCCCGAGAAACCACTAGTCATACTGTAA
- the LOC120450210 gene encoding protein tipE isoform X2, whose translation MKKSSTLTTTTSMPASPTLSAQTLSASKISLNSSRCGSAGSGCGSASGSMRSACQSPVRPGSGCVDAIKAKREEIEMDTLLEKAKFYTSVCLGTTAILSVFTFLFLIPFVVDPAISTIIADYDPVPVTCIVIDHIYAEGIKNCSWSSCREGCTSSLTKCHQLFVNYTRIPFSEWERNPRDLDTVNWDVSYTKFLINSEGCGYPPTTNCSIFARQYGFSHIGEPFPCYYSRAYPEVVIGRYSWENNLYHLILSLIIPNVLFAISIGVLSYWYCPCCEKACNKSSRVYAEKFPTKEDKLLCHSDEDDDMEY comes from the exons ATGAAGAAGAGCTCCACGCTGACCACGACCACGTCGATGCCGGCGAGTCCAACGCTCTCGGCGCAGACGCTCTCCGCCAGCAAGATCAGCCTGAACAGCAGCCGGTGCGGTTCGGCGGGATCGGGATGCGGATCCGCATCCGGTTCGATGCGCTCCGCCTGCCAATCCCCGGTGCGCCCGGGGAGCGGATGCGTGGACGCCATCAAGGCCAAGCGCGAGGAGATCGAGATGGACACGCTGCTCGAGAAGGCAAAGTTCTATACCTCCGTGTGCCTTG GTACGACTGCCATTTTGTCGGTGTTCACATTCCTCTTCCTGATACCCTTCGTCGTGGATCCCGCCATCTCAACGATCATAGCGGACTATGATCCAGTGCCGGTGACCTGCATCGTCATCGATCACATCTACGCGGAGGGCATCAAGAACTGCAGCTGGAGCTCCTGCCGCGAGGGCTGCACCTCATCACTCACCAA GTGCCATCAGTTGTTTGTCAACTATACGCGCATCCCGTTCAGCGAATGGGAGCGCAATCCTCGGGACCTAGACACGGTCAACTGGGATGTGAGCTATACCAAGTTTCTGATCAATTCAGAGGGTTGTGGCTATCCACCCACGACCAATTGCAGTATATTTGCCAGGCAATATGG GTTCTCGCACATCGGAGAGCCCTTCCCCTGCTACTACAGCAGGGCGTATCCGGAGGTGGTCATCGGTCGGTACTCGTGGGAGAACAACCTGTACCACCTCATCCTGTCGCTGATCATACCGAACGTGCTCTTCGCCATCTCGATCGGGGTGCTCAGCTATTGGTACTGCCCCTGCTGCGAGAAGGCCTGCAACAAATCCTCGCGGGTCTACGCCGAGAAGTTCCCGACCAAGGAAGA CAAACTTCTGTGTCACAGTGACGAAGATGATGATATGGAATACtag
- the LOC120450210 gene encoding protein tipE isoform X1: MKKSSTLTTTTSMPASPTLSAQTLSASKISLNSSRCGSAGSGCGSASGSMRSACQSPVRPGSGCVDAIKAKREEIEMDTLLEKAKFYTSVCLGTTAILSVFTFLFLIPFVVDPAISTIIADYDPVPVTCIVIDHIYAEGIKNCSWSSCREGCTSSLTKCHQLFVNYTRIPFSEWERNPRDLDTVNWDVSYTKFLINSEGCGYPPTTNCSIFARQYGFSHIGEPFPCYYSRAYPEVVIGRYSWENNLYHLILSLIIPNVLFAISIGVLSYWYCPCCEKACNKSSRVYAEKFPTKEEIVNCMKCNTEKSLSLNVF, translated from the exons ATGAAGAAGAGCTCCACGCTGACCACGACCACGTCGATGCCGGCGAGTCCAACGCTCTCGGCGCAGACGCTCTCCGCCAGCAAGATCAGCCTGAACAGCAGCCGGTGCGGTTCGGCGGGATCGGGATGCGGATCCGCATCCGGTTCGATGCGCTCCGCCTGCCAATCCCCGGTGCGCCCGGGGAGCGGATGCGTGGACGCCATCAAGGCCAAGCGCGAGGAGATCGAGATGGACACGCTGCTCGAGAAGGCAAAGTTCTATACCTCCGTGTGCCTTG GTACGACTGCCATTTTGTCGGTGTTCACATTCCTCTTCCTGATACCCTTCGTCGTGGATCCCGCCATCTCAACGATCATAGCGGACTATGATCCAGTGCCGGTGACCTGCATCGTCATCGATCACATCTACGCGGAGGGCATCAAGAACTGCAGCTGGAGCTCCTGCCGCGAGGGCTGCACCTCATCACTCACCAA GTGCCATCAGTTGTTTGTCAACTATACGCGCATCCCGTTCAGCGAATGGGAGCGCAATCCTCGGGACCTAGACACGGTCAACTGGGATGTGAGCTATACCAAGTTTCTGATCAATTCAGAGGGTTGTGGCTATCCACCCACGACCAATTGCAGTATATTTGCCAGGCAATATGG GTTCTCGCACATCGGAGAGCCCTTCCCCTGCTACTACAGCAGGGCGTATCCGGAGGTGGTCATCGGTCGGTACTCGTGGGAGAACAACCTGTACCACCTCATCCTGTCGCTGATCATACCGAACGTGCTCTTCGCCATCTCGATCGGGGTGCTCAGCTATTGGTACTGCCCCTGCTGCGAGAAGGCCTGCAACAAATCCTCGCGGGTCTACGCCGAGAAGTTCCCGACCAAGGAAGA GATCGTTAACTGCATGAAATGTAACACGGAAAAGTCGTTGTCCTTGAATGTATTTTGA
- the LOC120450208 gene encoding uncharacterized protein LOC120450208, giving the protein MGKKKVPVEDLVVPPQDTRICGTICICQMTLVLSSVALVYLTVAIYMPSTRAFKSGIDPTPVMCTTTRAVNKDNCEWGSCGEWCLSKTSGACIQIYVNLRSNGSNLIFQNCTNSANKTCYGIDQDRADKARCINDECKNLTGTFNCTAGQCLNITDAFECIFHNSDAPVKCSGRRGKINCMDISGLYSCSRGTCRKIRTPYNCDRRCVDIPTRNKNVVVLSGDKVYLSQCQNAINAETLEEVWNESSDNVAMTSCYFIRHTSDQVDAVDCINGSTLETNMLSDLTNFTYLSHLHVSVATPVPEIAPPDVDLTISNESKLMINLEGCVNTLMDECKEFLKDFGRDGSDHNARARFPCFYSPGKKDVVVARFDLEVTYRQFVFASVVPSVLFVVSCSILIMCQTTVYVGDDAKMRFKGCVDTETVLNKNNVGAPTNGDMGGGGGDEVMAL; this is encoded by the coding sequence ATGGGCAAGAAAAAGGTGCCCGTTGAGGACCTGGTGGTTCCGCCGCAGGACACACGAATATGCGGCACCATATGCATCTGCCAGATGACCCTGGTGCTCAGTTCGGTGGCTCTGGTCTACCTCACGGTGGCCATATACATGCCCTCCACCAGGGCCTTCAAAAGTGGCATTGATCCCACGCCGGTGATGTGCACCACCACACGGGCGGTGAACAAGGACAACTGCGAGTGGGGCAGCTGTGGCGAGTGGTGCCTGAGCAAGACCTCCGGTGCCTGCATCCAGATCTACGTGAATCTGCGCAGCAATGGCAGCAATCTCATATTCCAGAACTGCACCAATTCGGCGAATAAAACGTGCTACGGCATCGACCAGGATCGGGCGGACAAGGCCAGGTGCATCAATGATGAGTGCAAGAATCTCACGGGCACCTTCAATTGCACCGCTGGCCAGTGTCTGAACATCACGGATGCCTTCGAGTGCATCTTCCACAACAGTGATGCACCAGTCAAGTGTTCCGGCAGGCGGGGCAAGATCAACTGCATGGACATTAGCGGCTTGTACTCCTGCAGTCGAGGAACCTGCCGGAAGATCAGGACTCCGTACAACTGCGACCGCAGGTGTGTGGACATTCCCACCCGGAACAAGAACGTGGTGGTTCTCAGCGGGGACAAGGTCTACCTGTCGCAGTGCCAGAATGCCATCAATGCGGAAACTTTGGAGGAGGTGTGGAATGAATCCAGCGACAATGTGGCCATGACATCGTGCTACTTCATCAGGCACACCTCGGACCAGGTGGATGCGGTGGACTGCATCAATGGCTCCACCCTGGAGACCAACATGCTCAGCGATCTGACCAACTTCACATATCTGAGCCACCTGCATGTGTCGGTGGCCACTCCAGTGCCGGAGATAGCACCACCCGATGTCGATCTGACCATTTCCAACGAGTCCAAGCTGATGATCAACCTGGAGGGTTGTGTGAACACCCTGATGGACGAGTGCAAGGAGTTCCTGAAGGACTTCGGACGCGATGGCAGCGATCATAATGCCCGTGCCCGCTTCCCGTGCTTTTATTCGCCCGGAAAAAAGGATGTGGTTGTGGCCCGTTTCGACCTGGAGGTCACCTATCGCCAGTTTGTGTTCGCCTCGGTGGTGCCATCGGTGCTGTTCGTGGTCTCGTGCTCCATCCTGATCATGTGCCAGACCACCGTCTATGTGGGCGACGACGCCAAGATGCGGTTCAAGGGATGCGTGGACACGGAGACGGTCCTCAACAAGAACAACGTGGGCGCACCCACCAACGGCGACATGGGCGGGGGCGGCGGCGATGAGGTTATGGCCCTATGA
- the LOC120450211 gene encoding V-type proton ATPase subunit e encodes MEVILTIIFFTIFWAAVAKYGPILLTKEPHDDLVRCIFLLTAVVCWLFWLCCYLAQLNPLLGPKLNGNTIRIIASSWGNPIKEG; translated from the coding sequence ATGGAAGTAATCCTAACGATCATCTTCTTCACCATCTTCTGGGCGGCGGTGGCCAAGTACGGACCCATCCTGCTGACCAAGGAACCGCACGATGACCTGGTGCGCTGCATTTTCCTCCTGACCGCCGTCGTCTGCTGGCTCTTCTGGCTGTGCTGCTATTTGGCGCAACTGAATCCACTGCTGGGGCCGAAACTTAATGGAAACACCATCCGGATCATTGCCTCGTCCTGGGGCAATCCCATTAAGGAGGGATAA
- the LOC120450207 gene encoding protein tipE, protein MGDEQDKRTGKEKLLFYTTAFFILLGTFSLFAFLFLVPFVIEPAFTTIFMQFEEVPALCETYDTEIYYGAKNCSWSSCREGCTKDIYTCTQIRVNYRLNLYNYTDEFNFTEYHINLKESERILPPVKRTDRYERALRSDYEYDNLGGGTGLDIDLGGGRLEQLNFGDADGSNGYLIEDSEDTRGLSASGTLIPDERRPFDEISELNEGLMGNRSMYYYVGARLFPNVKGCGYPPMLNCTIWLKRYTKIGMKFPCYYSKVDPSLVISDLDYWQNTLNLVYSMAIPIPSFIISVIYLTYAYFKIYNEDEETAPLDKNAEDMDIDDIDAVDDSDGAVLADNVAGSQIINMDSTTNDSCLEGVLPNGGPGMTASISQGGSVTTPGPYIAQSPAGSQMTPNSEINSFGHQLKVQMADELSRDSLENGVISTSNSVQGNLSKTMTTSISTPPGPTAAV, encoded by the exons ATGGGAGACGAGCAGGACAAGCGCACCGGCAAGGAGAAGCTGCTGTTCTACACCACCGCCTTCTTCATCCTGCTAGGCACCTTCAGCCTGTTCGCCTTCCTCTTCCTGGTGCCCTTCGTCATCGAGCCCGCCTTCACCACGATCTTCATGCAGTTCGAAGAGGTTCCGGCGCTCTGCGAGACGTACGACACGGAGATCTACTACGGGGCCAAGAACTGCTCGTGGTCGTCCTGCCGCGAAGGCTGCACCAAGGACATCTACACGTGCACCCAGATCCGGGTGAACTACCGCCTCAATCTATACAACTACACCGATGAGTTCAACTTCACGGAGTATCACATTAATCTCAAGGAGTCGGAGCGCATCCTGCCGCCTGTCAAGCGAACGGATCGCTATGAGAGAGCTCTGAGGAGCGACTATGAGTACGATAATCTGGGCGGTGGCACCGGCCTGGACATCGACCTAGGCGGCGGCCGCCTGGAGCAGCTTAATTTTGGGGATGCCGACGGCTCCAATGGCTACCTCATTGAGGATTCGGAGGACACACGCGGTCTGAGTGCCTCGGGAACCCTCATCCCGGACGAGCGGAGGCCCTTCGACGAGATCTCCGAGCTGAACGAGGGCCTCATGGGAAACCGCTCCATGTACTACTATGTGGGAGCCAGGCTTTTCCCTAACGTAAAGGGCTGTGGCTACCCGCCAATGCTCAACTGCACCATCTGGCTGAAGAGGTACACCAAGATCGGCATGAAGTTCCCCTGCTACTACTCGAAGGTGGACCCGAGTCTGGTCATCAGCGACCTGGACTACTGGCAGAACACCCTTAATTTGGTCTACTCGATGGCCATTCCAATACCCTCGTTCATCATTTCGGTGATTTATCTGACGTACGCCTACTTCAAGATCTACAACGAGGACGAGGAGACGGCGCCGCTGGACAAGAACGCCGAGGACATGGACATCGATGATATCGATGCCGTGGATGACAGCGATGGGGCTGTGCTGGCGGACAATGTGGCCGGCAGCCAGATTATCAACATGGACTCCACCACCAACGATAGTTGTCTGGAGGGTGTCCTGCCCAACGGCGGTCCCGGTATGACCGCATCCATATCTCAGGGCGGCTCTGTCACCACGCCCGGTCCGTACATCGCGCAGAGTCCGGCGGGCTCGCAGATGACGCCCAACTCGGAGATCAACTCGTTCGGTCACCAGCTGAAAGTCCAGATGGCCGACGAGCTATCGAGGGACTCGCTGGAGAACGGAGTTATCTCCACGTCCAACTCAGTGCAAGG AAACTTGAGCAAGACGATGACGACGAGTATCTCAACTCCTCCTGGGCCGACGGCGGCAGTCTGA